The genomic region CGGCGATGTGCGGGTTATAGGGAGTCAGACCGTGATTCGAATGATCGATGCGATGTCTACGGACCTGGTTACACAGATTGCGTCGGACTTCGAGCGCTCCTCGATTCGAAGCGTAGAAGGAATCAGGCAGGCCGGAAGGAGGCTGGCCGCGTTTTCACCGGAAATGGCGCAGCAAGTAGCGGAACTCAAAGAGATCATGCGCCAGCGACTTTACCGGCACTATCGAGTGAACCGTATGACGGAAAAGGCGGGTAGGGTGCTCGCCCGGCTCTTCGAAACTTATCTGGCTGAACCGGGCCAGATGCCCGAGCATATTCTCAAACGGGCTGAACAGGACCACGAATCAATCGCGCGTGTAGTCGCGGACTACGTGGCGGGAATGACCGATCGCTTTGCGCTCGACGAATATCGGAAACTCTTCGACCCTGATGAGCGAGTCTGACCGGGCGTCGCGCCAGAAGCGCCATCGTGAGCGCCAAACGGTCGTTATCCGGCGAGAGGACCACGTGGGCGATCCGATCTCCATCGCGTGGCTGGTGCCGGCGGAGACACTAGGGGACGCAATCGTCGGTCGGCTGCACGACTACCTGGGACGCAGAGTTCGCATCAAGAAAGCCGAGATCTCACGCGACACCATCGAGGTGCAGGTGGAAGTCCACGGGTGGCGCGAGGAAGCGAACCGGCTGGCCAGCGCGGCGCGAGATCTCTCGGAGAAGGGCGCCAAACGCGGTGCGCTCGCGATGTGCCGGGAGGCCTTGGAACTCGATTCGCTCAGCGTCGAGGCAATGACCGCAATGGGAACCATACTGGCGGCCCTCGGGAAGGACGAAGAGGCTCTCGATGCCTTCCAGCACGCGCGCGAGTTCGGAGACGAGGGCGTGTCCGTCGTCCTGGCGATGCTAGAGGGCGCGATCCGTCTAGGCTGGCTCGCCTCCGCCGAGCGCTACGCCCAGGAGGCACTCCGTCTCGACCCGGAAAACCTCCAGGCTCGGGACGCACTGCACTCAATCAAACAGCGAATCTAGGTGTGACCCGTTCACCTTGTACGAGCAAGCCACCATGGGGCAGCGGAGCGTTGCTTGGGGTGCCATCGTCCATGAGCCGCAACTTTGGGCGTTCGTTACCATCGGGCGCATCGATCCGATTAAGGCGGATATAATCACGAGGCGGCTGAGTGCAGCTGTAGGCGGAACTGCCGGGTTATTCTACAAGTAGGGTCGGTCAGCTCGCGCTGCCGGATTGCAGCTGAATGTAGTTCTCGATTCCGATCTGCTCGATCAGGTCCTTCTGGATCTCTATGAAATCGATGCTCTTTTCTTCGTCGCGCATAATTTCTTCGAGCAGGTCGCGTGTGACAAAGTCTTTCACCGTTTCCGTGTGCGCAAGCGCGGCTCTTATGTCGCCGAGCGCCTTCAGTTCTAGCTTCAGATCGCAGTCGAGGACCTCTTTCACGTTCTCCCCGATCTGCAGGTGGTCAAGGTCCTGGAGATTCGGCAGTCCTTCAAGAAAAAGAATCCGCTCGATGATCCGGTCCGCATGTTTCATTTCCTCGATCGACTGATCACGCTCGTACTTGCCTAGCTTGGTCACACCCCAGTGATCGAGCTGCTTGGCGTGCAGGAAGTACTGGTTGATCGAGGTCAATTCGTTGCGCAGTACGGTATTCAGAAACTGGATAACCTGGCCGTCACCCTTCACGGTCGTTTCTCCCCGCTGGCGAAGTCGAGGCTTGCGATGTCGAGCTTAGGGCATCGGCCCCGATCAAAGGAATGCGAACTAGGCGTCGGAGGCGTGCGAATCCTGGCGCAGATCAACCCCGTTCCGTCCCGTCGTAAGCATATCGCGGAGGGCGGGCGCGCACTTGCCACACTTCGGCTTCACTCCCAGTGAGCGATAGAAGGCGGCCACGGAGCATGCGCCGGAATCGGTATGCGAGCGAGCCTGGCGATCGCTGATAGCGTTGCAGATACACACGTACATGCTTTGAATGTCCTGGCGGTGGCGCCCGTTGATAATGATAATGATTATCAAATTCTGCGTTTACCCTGCAAGACCCTGCGCCAACCCGCTCGAAAAAATGAGCCTAGCCCGAGACGCAGGGCGAACCCGCGGGGGATCAGGCTCTTACCTGGGAGCGACGGAGCCATTCGTCGAGACCGATGCGGCCGAGCCGCGCCTCGCCCAACGGCACCAGCGATCGTTCCTCGACGCGGCCGCCCCAGTATCGGGCCTCGGGGTCGCTAACGACCTTTCGCGGGTCGCCGACCGCTTTCAGATAGCGGGAGACGATTTCGTTGAATGGCGCTCGTTCCGGGCCGGCGATGTCGAGAATGGCGTTTCGGGGCCCCCCAAGCGCCACATCGGCGACAATGGGTGCAACGTCGTCCGCCGCGATGGGCTGGAACAGGCCCGGGCGAAAGCCTGACCAGGCTTCCCTGCGCACCTGAATCGGCGATGGCGCCGAGGAATTCCAG from Candidatus Binataceae bacterium harbors:
- the bfr gene encoding bacterioferritin is translated as MKGDGQVIQFLNTVLRNELTSINQYFLHAKQLDHWGVTKLGKYERDQSIEEMKHADRIIERILFLEGLPNLQDLDHLQIGENVKEVLDCDLKLELKALGDIRAALAHTETVKDFVTRDLLEEIMRDEEKSIDFIEIQKDLIEQIGIENYIQLQSGSAS
- a CDS encoding (2Fe-2S)-binding protein, whose amino-acid sequence is MIIIIIINGRHRQDIQSMYVCICNAISDRQARSHTDSGACSVAAFYRSLGVKPKCGKCAPALRDMLTTGRNGVDLRQDSHASDA